The following is a genomic window from Bubalus bubalis isolate 160015118507 breed Murrah chromosome 6, NDDB_SH_1, whole genome shotgun sequence.
TCCTGCTGCTGATGTCATCCTTTGCCCATCAGAGATGACAACAGCACCTATCACGTGCTGAAGGACATCCCAGCATTTTCCACCCAGTGTTGCAAGCTTATGGTTGAAAAGGGTCTTCAAGTCTACCTAGCCAGTGTTTCATCTGGGCAGGAATGGCTCACTGGTAATTCTGCCTATTTGGACTCCTCCTCCTTGAGGCAGGCACTCCCACTGCTGGACAGCTCCAGATGTTGCAAAGTTTTTTGGAGTTAAAAATCTGTTTCCTGTCACTTCCACCTGCTGGTCTTCATTCTGCCTCCTGGGGCCTCATagaatgtctgtttttgtttttctttcaatatttgaaGATGGGTATCCTATTATCCCTAAGTCCACActtgtaaagggcttccctggtggctcagatggtaaagaacctgccggcagTGCATGAGACCTGGATTGTTCaataaattcaatccctgggttgggaagatcccttggagaaggaaatggctacccactcccgtattcttgcctggaaaactccatggacagaggagcctggtgggctacagtccatggggtcaccaaagttggacacaattgaacaacATTCACTTTTTCTACACTTGTAAAGACACATATCCTCCGTGTTTCACCTGTTCCTTCTGTGAAGTTATTTCCAGACTTCACAGACGTGAAGTGTGTGGTGCCTTCTTGACCACACAGCTCTGAATACTCTCTAGTTTATCGAAGTTCCTGTTAAAATAGGAGTCCCTAGAGCAGCACCTGGCAGGCTGGGTCacttcagagaaacagagaggtaCTGGCAGTATAGGACACAGAAAAATCTGGGTGTGAACTTCCTCTCTTCccctaactagctgtgtgactttaggcaaggcTCTTTTCCTCTCTGGACTCTAGTTCCCTCAACTATAAGGTAGCTTTAGAGCTGCTCCCAGGACTCCTTTGCTATTCCTTCAGCTCCCCTTTGCATCCCTGCCCCTATTTCCCTCTTAGTCCCGGGGGCTCCACTGTGTTCTTTCCGGCATCCAAAAGCTGAGGAACACAAAATGGGCCAAGAACTGTGACCGCGAGGAATTTTGACCCAGCTCAGAGGCAATAATGATTCATAGCCACGGCACGAATTGTTGCATAGCCCAGCAGCAGGGACCCACAGACACACATTTACCATGGGTTTCACTAGGACACTCAGCTCCTTCTCTGATCCACAGAGCACAGGAGCAGAAGCACAACATCAGAAGAGTCAGTAGGTGTTCCTGGATGGGGATCAAGATGGAGGCACTCCACTCTAGGTGGAGGAGCCTAGGACCTGCTACACATTCCCCTACACACTCTGGCacccctcttctctcttttttcattttcccaccATAATGAGCTCTCGTGACCCCATAAGAAGTCTTCAAAGCTTGGGACCCTCAATGCCTGCCCTACCATAACCTGCAAGCCAGCGTCCCAACCCGGTCGAATGATCCACAGCCATACCTGGTGCTAGAATGAGGTCACTTTAATTTCTCCTTGTATATGAAATCAGAATTTCAACAGGAGGGACTCACACATGGGACACAGACCCCTGAGGGCCCACTGTTGGGGAGAGGTTCTTAGGAAGAAGTGAGGATCCTAGGGGAaggttagaaagagaaaagaagcaggCAGGACTGGGGTGGGATTGTCTGGGGATGAAGGAAGCTGAAGAAGGATCCAGGAGTGCTGGAAAGGTAAAGGGGGTATCATCCCAAGGATTAGGGTATCAGGACAGATGGGTCCTAGGAGGGGATATGGGTGTGGTGAGGGAAAGGGATCCCCCACACACCTGGAGTTGCAGAAGGAACAAGAAAGGGAAGGGAATAACCAGGGAGGAAGTAAGAGAGGCCAGGCGAGGGCTGCCAGGAGCCTCCTCACTCTACCCCAAAGTGCACGACTCGGCAATAAATagcaatatttataaataaataagtaaataaatagatgaataaataaatacgtaAATAAATAACATCCTTGTAGAGCTAGGAGTTTGGTGTGAGGGAGGTGGAACATGGGGAGTGTGAGATCGCATCTCTTCTACACAGGTTCTCTGGCCCTTCATTCCATCACTGACCCCAGCTAGTGAGCAGGTGGGCTCAGCAACCTGGGGGGAGGGCGGGGACAAGAAGGCctcaaggtgggggtggggtaggggtctCTCCCCTGCTAAAGGCAGcttaaggaaagagaaaacaatacAATAAACAAGTCATGGGGCAGAAGAGCTGAGCTTTCCCAGAGGGCAATAATGGGGCATAACCCCTGCACCCGACAGAGAAATCAGTGTGGGCTTCTCACATCTTTGTGGTGGGCGGGGGAGGAGGAAGCAGACATGAGATCCAGCCCACCCACTGCCGGGCCCTTTTGCAGATACTCTGGGCTGAGTCTGGGGACATGCTCCCCTACCCCAAGATCTAGGTTTCCCTTCTTCTAGCTGCACACAAGGAAGAAGCAAATCGGGATGGTTGGgtggaaggggaagggagagggccAAATagctcagagagggcaaggcACTCACTACCAAGTAAGAACCGAGGTTTGTATATGCTAAGCCTCAggagagacatagaaaacagggAGTTTTCCCACAGTTCCCAGCTACTGAGATGCCCCTCAGAGGAGTTAACTCCCCGAgcccctgcctcccagggctAGACTGAGATGCTTAAGAAAATGCCCACCCCACTCTAATCCCAGCCTTCCCCCTTCCTGTTCTCATGCCCCCTCCCTACTATGGGCAGGAGAAGCTGGAACGGGGTAGAAAGAGGGTGGGAGGCAGAGTTGGGgtctggggaaggggcagggaagtCTCTGAAAATTTGGGACTAGGAGTAGAAGAGGCAGCAGCCCATGAGCGAGCCAAGGGGGAGACGCCAAGACTATACCCGCCACCCCAGCAAACTTTTCTAACCAGCTGGGCCCCAACCACTAACCGTGGAAGGTACCAATGAAAGGAGCCCTCTGGGTGCCTGGGTGAGTCAAAGAAAGTCGCTTTCATGACCCACCAGTGGGCACTCTGCCTGGGCCCAGGGCCTGTGGGTACATGCCATGCCGAGGTACAGGGGCTCAGGAAGGAGAGGCCGTTCTAAGCAGTGAGCGGGTGAGAAGGGACCACAGCGAGGCCCGGGGAGACGGGTGAACCCAGCGGGGAGGCAGGCCGCGTTCACACGTCCAGCACGTGGTTCAGGTAGGAGATGTAGCAGATAGCCAGGCGCAGGATCTCAATCTTGGAAAGCTTCTTGTCCGGGGGCAGCGTGGGCAGCAGCTTGCGCAGCTCGGCGAAGGCCAAGTTGAAGGCTTCCACACGGATCCGCTCCCGCGTGGCATGGGCCGTGCGGTACTTGGCTGTGGCGCGCCGCCGGCGCCGGCGCTCCTCGCGGCTCAAGTGCTGCAGGTCTTTCCGGCCCGGCTCTCCAGGTTCCAGGCCCCGGGCCGGGTCCCCTCTCGGCCCCCCGGGCCCCGCCCCGTCagggcccgccccgcccccacagtCGCTGAAGCCGGACTCGGTCTCAGAGTGGGTGAGAGGCAGGTCCAGCTCCATGGTGTCTGAGTTGAGCATCATGATGGATACCCCCCGCCCTGTGAGATcaggaccccctccccacccctccctctgggAGCCTAAAAGCTGGtggtgggaggggcaggaagggcctggggtggggaggtctGCCACTGAGCTCAGGAAGTCAGAGCCACTTCAGGGTTCCATGGTCAGGGTTCTGGTCGGGAGtctggaagaaagaagaggaaatgaataaggtcagaggcaggaaggaggggacagCTCAGAGATGCGGAGCCAGGAGGAAGGTTTAAGATGGGCTGGGAGGGGGAAGGTACTGTAAGCTTGGGGAAAGGACAGCAGAACATGGGGaggatttgggggagggggagggcacaAGATAGAGGAGAGGTGGCCCCAGTGTAAAGAAGTAAGAGGAAAGctggaaagaagggaggagacCCAGAAAGTCAGCAACTGGAAAGGAGGAGAACCGGTGAGAAGAATACAGGGCAGGATAAAACTAAACAAGaggattaaagacctacatgtagGACCTAACGCTGTAGCTCCTAGAAGCAAACGCAGGGGGAAAACTTCATGACATTGGACTTGGCAATGATTTCTCACACATGACACCAAAAGAACAagtaacaaaagcagaaatagacaaatgggactacatcaaacttaaAGTCGCCTGGGCATCAAAGAACACAATCAGCAGACTGAAAGGGcaagaatatttgcaaataaagggaaagaatgtTTGCAAATAATATGGATGATAAAGGATTTATATCCAGAGTATTATGAAGAACTCCCAcagttcaatgaaaaaaaaaaaaaaaaaaaaacttgaccaagaaatgggcaaaggacttgaagacatttctccaaagatgatatacaaatggccagcaaacataagaaaagatgatcaacatcactaatcatcagagaaatgaaaatcaaaatcacaatgagatgtaACCTCACACTTGTTAGGATGATtattgtcacacacacacacacacacataacaggGATAGGGAGACATTGGGACACTTTGCCCtattggtgggattgtaaaataGTGCAACTGTTATGGAAAGAGTAtgcagtttcctttaaaaattaaaaatagaagtaccacATGATCTCACAATCCCACTTCTGTGTATATGTCCAAGAGAATCGAaatcaggatcttgaagagatgtctgcACCCCCTGctcactgtagcattattcacaataaccaaaatatgGACACAACCCAAACGCCCATCAAAAGATGCACGGATTAAAAACGTGGCATGTactcacaatggaatattattcagccttaaaagggaagaaaatcctATCACCAGTGCTACAATATGGaagaaccttgaggacattatgctaagtgaaataaatcagttgCAAAATTACAAATATCCTATGATTCCACTTCTAGGATGCATCTAAGTAGTtcacagaaagtagaatgatgctTCAGAGTCTGAGGCCAGGAGTATGGGAGGTATTGCTAAAAAGTTACAGAATTTCAGgtttacaagatgaaaaagttcccGAGCTCTGTTTCACAACAACATGAATATACTTAACGTTACTGAACCATACacttaaaatttctaattttatgttatgtgtttttatcacaataaaattgtttaataatTAAAAGGACAGAGAACTAAGCAAGACTGGAGGAGCCACAGCTCCAAGAGAGATGGGCTATGGCTCTAAACCTCTCCCACTTGTGAGGGGAACGTTGCAAGCCTTGGCCctgccagcccctccctcccagggCCCCTCTCCACCCTGGCTGCTTCTGTACGTGTGTGTGGAGGGGTGAGGGTGATAAGCACGCAGATTGCCCTTTGTAGAGTGGACTGGGGCATATGGAGCTCAGCACTGCTACCcagctcagtccttcccagcCCCCAAACCCCACACAGCAGGACCATAGCAGACGTCAGATCCTACCACCCTGACCACTAGAATCAGGGGGACGTAGCTCCTTTGGCAACAGTCCCCCTGCCCAAGACAGccccttcctccagctctgtCATCAACACTCTCGACCTTGCTGTTCCCTGGCCCTTGTGGCAACTGTGCAAGGAAGACTGGAGAATGGGAATGTAATCAGCTCTCCATTCCACATCCTCCCCCAGCTCAAGGGCAGTTCAGAGATGGTCTGCAGAGGAGGATAGGGATAGCTTTTAGGGACCTGTGTTTGGGGCTTGGCTAAGGTTTGTCTGTCTCTGAGAGCAGAGGAGGTCAGGGAGAGGCAGCTGGAACATGGCCCGGGAAAGGCTGAGGAAAGGGCTTCGCTCTGGGGGAATATCAGGCCGAAACAGCGGATCGCTCACTGTGGGCTCTGCGGACTTAACTTccagaaacagaagcacagaggcTCCTTCGCCATCACCGTCTCCCCTTCCTCACCAGCCTGAGTTCTCCTGCCTGAAGCAGACCTTCACAGGGGTCAGGACTCGCCAGCCTTGCCCCGCCCCACCGTGCAGAAAAGAGGCTCAACCGAGTAGCTCACTAACAGTAAGCTCTGAGGGTTGAGGGGTGTGAGATCATCACCATCtgatgcatgtacacacacaaccATAACACAAAACAGAAGGTGAGTGCTGAAATTTAGGCGACAGCGTAGGAGGCCCTGAAGTCAGCACCTCACAGTATGTGTTAATGCTGCAACTCCCCACTCCATGCTCCAGGAGTTCAGTGCCGGGTTCTCCACACCAGTCACAGCCCGGTTCCCCCTCTCCCTGGCCCCCACATTCCTTCATCCCTGATCACTTTACCCTTCCTTCCCCCAGCCCACTCCATCTGCTCCCAATCTGACCCCAGTCCCATTTCCACCTGCCCCACTGTCCTCCCCAACTCCAATCTGCACAGCAGCGTCTATTTACCCATCAAGTCAGTCCTCGCCCCAAAATCCACTTCTGCTCTCAAAGTTCCAGGCTCCGAAGATCTGCAGTTCCAAGCATCCAGGGAAGGACTTCCTGCCCCGCTTCTGCCATCCCCAGCCCCACTGAGAATGATAGGCACAAAGAGTCCAAGGGGAGAAGTGGGTAAGAGGGAGGTCCAGGGATGCAGAGAGACACAGCACGAGACAGAACTAAAGGGAGGCTCTGGGTGGGGACTTGAGCCAGAGAGTGGGAGGGACACGCCCAGCCTTCCCAGCCCGTGGTTCCCCCTTTACCTAGGAGAACCCTGTGAGGGGATCCAAACTGGCAGGACAGGGGGCCAGCGCTGACAGCCCCAGTCTCCTCTGGCTGCTCAGAGCTCATCCGTCTGCAAAGTTACTGACCAGCTTTCTAGACCTCTCCAGGGCAGCGTGGCATGGCTGTACAGGCTCCGGGGCAGATGAGAGGGGTACACATGTTGGGGATAGGGGGCCCAGGTGGAGGTGGTGAGCTTAGCCAGGTACTGGGGCCAcccacactcacatgcacacacacactcacagacacacacctgAGCTGGCCCAGccctatgtatatatatggagatacacacacacacccccagctCTCCATTGGCTGGCCCAGCCCCCCTTTCTCATCAATATTAAACAGTCAAGCCAGGCAGCCATTGGCAGAGAGATCTGGGAACCCCCCtgggagctgggggcgggggctggccctgaggggggcggggagtgggggagCAGGGACATCTGTTCTCCATGCATATTTCATAAGCAAGAAATGGAgagctggggaaggggtggggctggggcgaGAGCCAGGGCAGGATCACAGATGAACCCCCTCAGTCTCTCACACCAGAGGCGGCAGGGACAGAGGCCCCTGGCAAGCCAGGTTAAACCATGGTCCCATTCTGAGTCCCAGCTGGACTATGATAGCCCCTTCCCCTGTCTCCTTTTCCCTGGGAAAAAGACTCCCCAAGGTACTAACAGGGAAGTCTAGAAAAGAGCAAGTGGACAGCACTAAAGCACGGAAGAGAACCCTAGAGTCCTTACCCTCACCAAGCTCTCATTCTTCGTAAGGCTGGCTCCCACCAGCCCCCTTGCCAGGCTACCTGGGACTACTGTTCAGGCCCCTGCCCTCATCACCCCCTGGGACTCACCGCACCCTCTtatcccagcccccagcctcccaCCTACCCCATCACGAGAGGAGGAGTGGGGTCAGATGCCTGACGCAGATCCTACAAAGAGTTTTTCTAGGCTGGCTGGCCCCATCGGACCCACTGGGAATTGGGGACTCTCAGGAGGAAAGAGGTGAGGCTAAAAGGAGCAGAGCACAGGAGTGCCGAGAGAGGAGGAACCAGGGTGGGAAGGACACTGGCGGAGGAGGGCAAGCACCCAGGCAGGCGGCAAGCATGCTGGGGCATCAGATGAgccatgcagaacaccagctatAAAACAATATGCAAATGGGCATTGATTGAGTTCGCATCAATAGCTCAGCTGCCTCCAGtctgcgtgtgcatgtgtgtgcgtatctgagggtgtgtgtgtgtgatgcaggGTGGCAGGAGCAAGGGAGCAAGGGAAGCACCACAGAGAGGCAGTAGGCTATGCTTCAATACCTAAAGTTCTCTTCCCCACTCAGCTGTTGAACGTCTTCACTGAACCTTTGTGAAGATCCAGCAATGAACCGTGGCTGGGAAGACTCCCAGAGACTGTATGCTACAGTGAAGAAAGCTCTGtcggctgtgtgactttggacaagtaacttaacctcttgagcctcagtcatgtccaactcttagcgaccctctggactgtagccagccaggctcctctgtccacggaattttccaggtgagaatgctggagtgggttgtgatttccttctacaggggatcttcctgacccaaggattgaacccacatctctggcatcccctgcattggcaagtggattctttaccactagcaccacctgggaaaccctcttgAGCCTCAacctttcttttctgtaaaatggggttaactATAGCTGCCGCTTAGGTTGCCAGGGAGATTAAGTAAGATAATGCATGTCATGGGCCTGGACCTTAGTAGGCGCACAGCCTACCTTCAGGCTTCTGGAAGCACCTGCCATTTCCCTGTTGCTGATCAACCTCTTCTGGGCTTTCTCCAGGGTAAGGCATTCCCAAAGGGGAGTCCTGTAATTCTTTCCCAagctcccccaccaccacccccactcccaggtCTGGGAGGTGCCAAATCCCACCTGGGCAGGCCCAGACAGGTGCCCAGGCGCCAGCAGATGGGCTGAGCTGGAGGGGAAAGGAGGTTTGAggaggggggctggggggcaggggatcAGGTGGCATCTCAGCTCTTGCATCATCATTGCCATGGTGCTGATTAAAAACCAATCTCTACCTAATGAGCCCCCAGCAACAACAATCCTacctcccccaccctcctgccctccaccccatccAAGGAAATTGGGCAACTAAGAGATTCAGGAGAGAGTGTCATGGAGGAGAGGAAAGATACAGAACGACTGGGAAAtggagaggagacagaggaaaggaAGCGGGAAACATGGGGAGACACTGAGACAGAGAAAGGATGAGAAAGCAGCGTCGTCAGGGCACAGACACGGGAAAGATGCAGAGGAGTGGGAAGACTCCTGATGGGGAGATGGAGGGGTAAAGGGGACGGAGACCAAAGAGAGAAGATGGGAGCAGAGCTGCCAGGCTGCCAAGGCTTTGTGAAAGACTCAGGGATGCAAGATATAGGGGGACAGAGATGTGGGGAGAGACATGAAAAGAGGAGACAGTTAGGGAGACACAGAGCTGGGTGAACTGCAGATATGGAGAACAAACATATTCAGGGATGGACagaaactgatgctgggaaagagtctTGAGGGCCTCTGAGACAGCATGGAGATACACAGACACGAGGGAGGCAGAGCGCAGAGGGTTGtgaggaaacaaaaaaatgagtGGAGACAGGGAGACAAGGCGGGGAGACAGGACAAACAGAGCAAAAGTGAGGACATTACTGACATGGTGAGGCCTGGCTTCGAGGTTGAGACGGCGAGAAGAACAGCAGAGCCTGGAAGGACCCGAGAGGCAGAAAGGAACCGTGGTAGGGTGGAGATGGGAGACAGAAACCAAATCCTGCTCCCAGCCTCCCGCCTTGTAGGCAGTTTGGCTCAGATACAGTGGCTCTGCAACCTCCATCCCTGGAGCACCCGCCCAGGCTGTGCCCAGCGTGAGTTGAGGGCTGAGGGCACAAATGGGCAAGAGAGTGCTCCAGGAccacctctgcctcctctgcTGTCCTTCCAGGATCCTGCACTTTGGAGCCTCCAGCCCCAGTCTTCACTCAGAGATCAGTTTCTGTTCCTTGGGAGAGCAGCTAAGAAGAACATAAGCATGTgataaagagggcttcccaggtggcactagtggtaaagaacccacctgccaatgcaggagacacaagagacacgggttcgtcagtccctgggtcgggaagatctcctggaggaggacatggcgacccactccggtattcttgcctggagaatcccacgggcagaggagcctggcgggctacagtccacagggttgcagagttggacaggacttaagtgacttagcatgtacgcaTGCGCATGAGATGGTCATTGTGGTTTATTTGCTAATTCAcatccgactcttgcgaccctgaggactgtggccctccaggctcctctgcccgtgggattctccaggcaagagtaccggagtgggtcgccgtgccctcctccaggggatcttcccggcccagggatcgaagccgggtctcctgtgCTGAGGACGGATTCTCTACCGGCTGAGCCACCGCGCGATGATGAGGAGCTAAAAACAAGCGGTGGTGGGCAGA
Proteins encoded in this region:
- the NHLH1 gene encoding helix-loop-helix protein 1, with the protein product MMLNSDTMELDLPLTHSETESGFSDCGGGAGPDGAGPGGPRGDPARGLEPGEPGRKDLQHLSREERRRRRRATAKYRTAHATRERIRVEAFNLAFAELRKLLPTLPPDKKLSKIEILRLAICYISYLNHVLDV